A genomic window from Litoreibacter janthinus includes:
- a CDS encoding endonuclease/exonuclease/phosphatase family protein has protein sequence MTDFTIASFNVKNLIGPDQEYYRFEKYTPEEHAWKEDWLADQVFTLNADIVGFQEIFDKAPLQDVIAEADRRGTASNEDTVPDRSKRYARKAIFRKLAYRDYSEAHLAFAPNINDGEPGERRPGLAILSRFGFVGKPEVIQEVDPDLVIPFAMMGDGDGGSFRLDRLSRPILKARIPVGSQIVTVFNCHLKSKLGEFTRPKEGGQSPEVDLVNYDPVGRALGSLRAATRRMAEAWVLRQLIVEEINSGIPVIVLGDFNDSENAVSSEIIAGERPFKNYAWMRRHDAKSASDRYTDAENEIIQNKIKAVRLESCEKLFVRKSLRDMVYTSAFGGVFESIDQILLSRHFTGGSDQIGEMSYFSVFNDHLTDGSHDEAPYNKLASDHGQIMAHLRLWDA, from the coding sequence GTGACCGATTTTACCATCGCAAGCTTCAACGTCAAAAACCTGATCGGGCCAGATCAGGAGTATTATCGGTTTGAAAAATATACGCCGGAAGAGCATGCGTGGAAAGAAGACTGGCTTGCTGATCAGGTCTTTACCTTAAACGCGGACATCGTGGGCTTTCAGGAAATATTCGACAAAGCCCCGCTGCAAGATGTGATTGCGGAAGCAGACCGCCGTGGCACCGCGTCCAATGAAGATACGGTGCCGGATCGCAGCAAACGCTACGCCCGCAAAGCGATTTTTCGAAAACTGGCTTACCGCGACTATTCCGAGGCGCATCTGGCCTTCGCCCCCAATATAAATGACGGGGAGCCGGGGGAGCGCCGCCCCGGGCTTGCGATCCTGTCGCGCTTTGGATTTGTCGGGAAGCCTGAGGTGATCCAAGAGGTTGACCCCGACTTGGTAATTCCGTTCGCAATGATGGGTGACGGGGATGGCGGATCGTTCCGGCTTGACCGTCTGTCGCGACCGATCCTGAAGGCCCGCATACCTGTCGGGTCCCAAATCGTTACGGTTTTTAACTGTCACCTGAAATCAAAACTTGGCGAATTTACCCGCCCAAAAGAGGGAGGGCAGTCACCGGAGGTTGATTTGGTCAATTACGATCCGGTGGGTCGGGCGCTCGGTTCGCTCCGTGCTGCCACACGCCGGATGGCCGAGGCTTGGGTGCTGCGTCAACTGATCGTCGAAGAGATTAACAGCGGCATCCCTGTCATCGTTCTGGGCGATTTCAACGACAGCGAGAACGCCGTTAGCTCTGAAATTATTGCTGGTGAACGCCCGTTCAAAAACTACGCATGGATGCGCCGCCACGACGCAAAGTCGGCCAGCGACCGCTACACCGACGCCGAGAACGAGATCATTCAGAACAAGATCAAAGCCGTGCGCCTAGAGAGCTGCGAGAAGCTGTTCGTCCGGAAATCCTTGCGCGACATGGTTTATACCTCCGCGTTTGGTGGGGTTTTCGAAAGCATCGATCAGATTTTGCTGTCGCGTCACTTTACCGGCGGATCGGACCAAATCGGGGAGATGTCTTACTTCTCGGTCTTCAACGATCATCTCACCGACGGCTCGCATGATGAGGCACCTTACAACAAGCTCG